One part of the Xiphophorus hellerii strain 12219 chromosome 17, Xiphophorus_hellerii-4.1, whole genome shotgun sequence genome encodes these proteins:
- the LOC116736439 gene encoding LOW QUALITY PROTEIN: NXPE family member 3-like (The sequence of the model RefSeq protein was modified relative to this genomic sequence to represent the inferred CDS: deleted 1 base in 1 codon), with the protein METKVKSGIKTPLLNKGRASRNRCLMNCSFILLFMVLSVVLFMLYYMDFSHQSSCISGGKLCIFRKITNITPTKMAPKPNTITPLGPTEPASVCSFHSASPENATEVNLLKESIAWPETPSVPPDFSLNDTSDPAHSTFTILPRRGGGSWHVGDQMEVLIRVSDYRGRPRKSGGDLLYARLQNRAVFAGVAGKVLDHRNGSYTAVFSLLWEGKAQVEVSLVHPSEAITVLAKVTQEYPDRAYFLSVFRSGSVTETVTCNVCLKGPKEKLCNYTDLHTGEPWFCYKPKKLTCDNRITHSKGGFSFKPESNENQLFQRGVNMKVSIPSSGPSSIDILPKLKDGTSDIVKTKPAGYYYQGAWRALDGTTVRQFNNASARTQCLKGKVVRLYGDSTVRQFFEFLTGNTPDLKKFDLKSPGKAGPYMALDYKNNILLTYRCHGTPILYTPMPAIETRHIATELRTVAGGPDTVIVISVWAHFTSFPIEVYIRRLLNIKRAVVQLLTRAPDTLVIIRTSNPKGSVLSEIRTSSDWYALQCYKVLREIFKGVNVQLLDAWEMCLAHHLPHSLHPQPPIIKNMIDVVLSHTCPLGGKSKGATKQ; encoded by the exons aaactCTGCATTTTCAGAAAG ATAACTAACATAACACCTACCAAAATGGCGCCGAAACCCAACACCATCACTCCGTTAGGTCCCACTGAGCCAGCCAGCGTCTGCTCCTTCCACTCTGCGTCACCTGAAAACGCCACAGAGGTCAACTTGTTGAAGGAATCCATCGCCTGGCCTGAGACGCCGTCTGTACCGCCTGACTTTTCCCTGAATGACACCAGTGATCCAGCTCACAGCACCTTCACCATTCTCCCACGGAGAGGAGGGGGAAGTTGGCACGTCGGGGATCAGATGGAGGTTCTGATAAGAGTCTCT GACTACCGCGGTCGCCCCAGGAAGTCTGGGGGAGACTTGTTATACGCTCGGCTGCAGAACCGCGCCGTGTTTGCGGGCGTGGCGGGGAAAGTGTTGGATCACCGCAACGGCTCCTACACCGCTGTGTTCTCTTTACTGTGGGAAGGAAAAGCACAAGTCGAG GTGTCCTTGGTTCACCCCAGTGAGGCAATCACAGTCTTGGCAAAAGTGACCCAAGAGTATCCAGACAGAGCATATTTTCTTAGCGTCTTTCGCTCAGGCTCCGTCACAGAGACGGTTACATGCAACGTGTGCCTCAAGGGTCCCAAAGAGAAGCTGTGCAACTACACTGACCTCCACACGGGTGAGCCCTGGTTCTGCTACAAGCCAAAGAAACTGACCTGCGACAACAGGATCACCCACTCCAAAGGAGGATTCAGTTTCAAACCAGAATCCAACGAAAATCAGCTCTTTCAGCG TGGTGTCAACATGAAAGTCTCCATTCCGTCATCAGGACCTTCCAGCATCGACATTTTACCCAAACTTAAAG ATGGGACCAGTGACATTGTGAAGACTAAACCTGCTGGTTATTACTACCAGGGAGCGTGGCGAGCACTAGACGGCACCACAGTCCGTCAGTTTAACAACGCCTCGGCGAGAACCCAGTGTCTGAAAGGGAAAGTGGTCCGCCTCTATGGAGATTCCACTGTCAGACAATTTTTTGAATTTCTAACTGGAAACACCCCAG ATCTCAAGAAGTTTGACCTGAAAAGTCCTGGAAAGGCAGGACCTTACATGGCCTTGGattacaaaaacaacatcttACTGACGTACCGATGCCATGGCACCCCAATTCTTTACACTCCCATGCCGGCCATTGAGACACGTCACATTGCCACCGAGTTGAGAACTGTGGCCGGAGGCCCGGACACTGTCATAGTGATTAGCGTCTGGGCACACTTCACCTCTTTCCCTATTGAGGTCTACATCCGACGTCTGCTGAACATAAAGAGGGCAGTGGTGCAGCTGTTGACCAGAGCTCCAGACACACTGGTCATCATCAGGACTTCTAATCCCAAAGGGTCAGTTCTCAGTGAGATACGGACCAGCAGTGACTGGTACGCCCTGCAGTGTTATAAAGTCCTCAGGGAAATATTCAAAGGGGTGAACGTCCAGCTGCTGGACGCCTGGGAGATGTGCCTGGCCCACCACCTGCCACACAGCCTCCACCCCCAGCCTCCCATAATAAAGAATATGATCGACGTTGTCTTGTCCCACACCTGCCCCCTTGGTGGAAAGTCTAAAGGTGCAACAAAGcagtaa
- the LOC116736443 gene encoding NXPE family member 3-like isoform X1, with protein MEGQTSRKRFPLKYGWIFLFLACIALWVMFYSEHITDHITCRLSELKMSIPTTKAPTPNTSTSKRPTEPPEPANICSFHSVLPEDILEAELLKESIAWPETPSLPSNFSLNDTSGSAHSTFTVLPRNGGGSWRVGDQLEVLIQIADFHGRRKSSGGDVLLARLHNPTLFAGVAGRVLDHRNGSYTAAFSLLWEGSAQVEVTLVHPSEAVTVLERITQQNPGRIYLKGNFRAGSVTEATACNVCLKEPPEKLCNFTDIRTGEPWFCYKPKKLKCEHWLIHSFGGFGLKLKPMEEKLFQRGVNMKVFIQSSGPSNITILPKLKVLNETVLTNTSGRGVITQPAGYYYQGIWRALDGSTVQQLTNNSAISQCLSGKVLHLYGDSTIRQWFEYLISAAPDLKKFDLKSLTQAGPFMAVNYAKNTLVTFRCHAPPIRFGHLPISQIRYIANELDGVDGGENTAVVIGIWSHFSTFPVEVYIRRLLTIRRAVERLLTRAPGTLVIIRTANPKALSLYETLTNSDWFSIQRDKILRAIFKGVNVRFVDAWEMTLAHHLPHNLHPQPPIISNMLNVVLSHICSPAGNVKKATKL; from the exons ATGGAAGGCCAGACGTCCAGAAAACGTTTTCCTCTGAAGTACGGTTGGATCTTCCTGTTCTTGGCCTGCATTGCTTTATGGgtcatgttttacagtgaacaCATCACTGATCACATAACCTGCAGGTTATCAGAG CTAAAGATGAGCATCCCCACCACTAAGGCTCCAACACCCAACACCTCAACGTCAAAACGTCCCACTGAGCCTCCAGAGCCGGCCAACATCTGCTCCTTCCACTCTGTGTTACCAGAGGACATTCTGGAGGCAGAACTGTTGAAGGAGTCCATCGCCTGGCCTGAAACTCCTTCTCTCCCGTCTAACTTCTCTCTGAATGACACCAGTGGTTCAGCTCACAGCACCTTCACCGTTCTGCCAAGAAACGGCGGAGGAAGTTGGCGAGTTGGGGATCAGCTGGAGGTCCTGATACAAATCGCTGACTTCCACGGCCGCCGCAAGTCGTCAGGAGGAGATGTTCTGCTCGCTCGGCTGCACAACCCGACTCTTTTTGCAGGCGTTGCAGGGCGAGTGTTGGATCATCGCAATGGCTCTTACACTGCTGCGTTCTCTTTACTCTGGGAAGGAAGCGCACAGGTTGAG GTGACCCTGGTCCATCCCAGCGAGGCGGTCACTGTGCTGGAAAGAATCACCCAGCAGAACCCTGgcagaatttatttaaaaggcaACTTCCGCGCTGGCTCAGTCACCGAAGCTACTGCTTGCAACGTGTGCCTCAAGGAGCCACCAGAAAAACTGTGCAACTTCACCGACATCCGCACCGGTGAGCCCTGGTTCTGCTACAAGCCAAAGAAACTCAAATGTGAACACTGGCTCATTCACTCATTTGGAGGATTCGGTCTGAAACTAAAGCCAATGGAGGAAAAGCTCTTTCAAAG GGGTGTCAACATGAAAGTCTTCATTCAATCATCAGGGCCTTCAAACATCACTATTTTACCCAAACTGAAAG ttctgaatgaaacagttttaacaaacacatCAG GACGAGGTGTGATCACTCAACCTGCTGGTTATTATTACCAGGGTATTTGGCGAGCCCTAGATGGCTCCACAGTTCAACAGCTTACTAACAACTCAGCAATTAGCCAGTGTTTGAGTGGCAAGGTGCTCCACCTGTATGGAGACTCCACCATCAGGCAGTGGTTTGAATATTTAATCTCAGCAGCACCAG ATCTAAAGAAGTTTGATCTGAAAAGTCTAACGCAGGCAGGACCTTTTATGGCCGTGAATTACGCAAAGAACACCTTAGTGACGTTCCGCTGCCACGCTCCTCCCATCCGTTTCGGTCACTTGCCGATCAGTCAGATACGATACATTGCCAACGAACTGGATGGTGTGGATGGAGGTGAAAACACGGCTGTAGTTATCGGCATCTGGTCGCACTTCAGCACGTTCCCCGTTGAGGTCTACATCCGGCGCCTGCTGACCATACGGAGGGCAGTGGAGCGGCTGTTGACCAGAGCTCCAGGTACGCTGGTCATCATCAGGACCGCGAACCCCAAAGCGCTGTCCCTCTACGAGACTCTGACCAACAGTGACTGGTTTTCAATTCAACGTGACAAAATACTCAGGGCAATATTTAAAGGGGTGAATGTCCGATTTGTGGATGCCTGGGAGATGACCTTGGCCCACCACCTGCCACACAACCTCCACCCACAGCCTCCCATAATTAGCAACAtgctaaatgttgttttatccCACATATGTTCTCCAGCAGGAAAcgttaaaaaagcaacaaagttgTAG
- the LOC116736443 gene encoding NXPE family member 3-like isoform X2, with protein MEGQTSRKRFPLKYGWIFLFLACIALWVMFYSEHITDHITCRLSELKMSIPTTKAPTPNTSTSKRPTEPPEPANICSFHSVLPEDILEAELLKESIAWPETPSLPSNFSLNDTSGSAHSTFTVLPRNGGGSWRVGDQLEVLIQIADFHGRRKSSGGDVLLARLHNPTLFAGVAGRVLDHRNGSYTAAFSLLWEGSAQVEVTLVHPSEAVTVLERITQQNPGRIYLKGNFRAGSVTEATACNVCLKEPPEKLCNFTDIRTGEPWFCYKPKKLKCEHWLIHSFGGFGLKLKPMEEKLFQRGVNMKVFIQSSGPSNITILPKLKGRGVITQPAGYYYQGIWRALDGSTVQQLTNNSAISQCLSGKVLHLYGDSTIRQWFEYLISAAPDLKKFDLKSLTQAGPFMAVNYAKNTLVTFRCHAPPIRFGHLPISQIRYIANELDGVDGGENTAVVIGIWSHFSTFPVEVYIRRLLTIRRAVERLLTRAPGTLVIIRTANPKALSLYETLTNSDWFSIQRDKILRAIFKGVNVRFVDAWEMTLAHHLPHNLHPQPPIISNMLNVVLSHICSPAGNVKKATKL; from the exons ATGGAAGGCCAGACGTCCAGAAAACGTTTTCCTCTGAAGTACGGTTGGATCTTCCTGTTCTTGGCCTGCATTGCTTTATGGgtcatgttttacagtgaacaCATCACTGATCACATAACCTGCAGGTTATCAGAG CTAAAGATGAGCATCCCCACCACTAAGGCTCCAACACCCAACACCTCAACGTCAAAACGTCCCACTGAGCCTCCAGAGCCGGCCAACATCTGCTCCTTCCACTCTGTGTTACCAGAGGACATTCTGGAGGCAGAACTGTTGAAGGAGTCCATCGCCTGGCCTGAAACTCCTTCTCTCCCGTCTAACTTCTCTCTGAATGACACCAGTGGTTCAGCTCACAGCACCTTCACCGTTCTGCCAAGAAACGGCGGAGGAAGTTGGCGAGTTGGGGATCAGCTGGAGGTCCTGATACAAATCGCTGACTTCCACGGCCGCCGCAAGTCGTCAGGAGGAGATGTTCTGCTCGCTCGGCTGCACAACCCGACTCTTTTTGCAGGCGTTGCAGGGCGAGTGTTGGATCATCGCAATGGCTCTTACACTGCTGCGTTCTCTTTACTCTGGGAAGGAAGCGCACAGGTTGAG GTGACCCTGGTCCATCCCAGCGAGGCGGTCACTGTGCTGGAAAGAATCACCCAGCAGAACCCTGgcagaatttatttaaaaggcaACTTCCGCGCTGGCTCAGTCACCGAAGCTACTGCTTGCAACGTGTGCCTCAAGGAGCCACCAGAAAAACTGTGCAACTTCACCGACATCCGCACCGGTGAGCCCTGGTTCTGCTACAAGCCAAAGAAACTCAAATGTGAACACTGGCTCATTCACTCATTTGGAGGATTCGGTCTGAAACTAAAGCCAATGGAGGAAAAGCTCTTTCAAAG GGGTGTCAACATGAAAGTCTTCATTCAATCATCAGGGCCTTCAAACATCACTATTTTACCCAAACTGAAAG GACGAGGTGTGATCACTCAACCTGCTGGTTATTATTACCAGGGTATTTGGCGAGCCCTAGATGGCTCCACAGTTCAACAGCTTACTAACAACTCAGCAATTAGCCAGTGTTTGAGTGGCAAGGTGCTCCACCTGTATGGAGACTCCACCATCAGGCAGTGGTTTGAATATTTAATCTCAGCAGCACCAG ATCTAAAGAAGTTTGATCTGAAAAGTCTAACGCAGGCAGGACCTTTTATGGCCGTGAATTACGCAAAGAACACCTTAGTGACGTTCCGCTGCCACGCTCCTCCCATCCGTTTCGGTCACTTGCCGATCAGTCAGATACGATACATTGCCAACGAACTGGATGGTGTGGATGGAGGTGAAAACACGGCTGTAGTTATCGGCATCTGGTCGCACTTCAGCACGTTCCCCGTTGAGGTCTACATCCGGCGCCTGCTGACCATACGGAGGGCAGTGGAGCGGCTGTTGACCAGAGCTCCAGGTACGCTGGTCATCATCAGGACCGCGAACCCCAAAGCGCTGTCCCTCTACGAGACTCTGACCAACAGTGACTGGTTTTCAATTCAACGTGACAAAATACTCAGGGCAATATTTAAAGGGGTGAATGTCCGATTTGTGGATGCCTGGGAGATGACCTTGGCCCACCACCTGCCACACAACCTCCACCCACAGCCTCCCATAATTAGCAACAtgctaaatgttgttttatccCACATATGTTCTCCAGCAGGAAAcgttaaaaaagcaacaaagttgTAG